A stretch of DNA from Methanoplanus endosymbiosus:
ACTTCAGCCTTAAAAACTCATCAGAGGCAACACTGGGACAGATCAAAGTCGCTATGAAAAAGCGTCTTGACATGATCTCACAGCTTCTCGGCTCAGTAAAAAGCTATGCGGAATTTGAGAAATCAACACTTGAATCCGTAACAAAGATGAGAAGCAGTGTCGGCAGTGCCGGAGCAGGAGATTTAAACAAGATCGAGGCTGAATCCAGATCAGTTCTCGGCAGGCTCTTTGCCGTGATGGAGAATTACCCCGACCTTAAGACCTCACAGACAGTTCAGGAACTGATGTCATCAATAAAAGAGATCGAGGATGAGATTGCCAGACAGAGATATACATACAACAACATCTCACAGCAGTTCAACACCATGCTTGAGACAATCCCCTCAAACATAATCGGAAACATGATCCACATGCAGAAGCTCGATTACCTCGAATTTGCAGACGAAAATCTTGAAAAAGCTCCGGAAATAAAATTCTGATGGGTAAACCATAATGGATGAAAAGAAACAGATTGCAGTAATTATTGCTGTAACCCTTCTAATCGGCCTTTTTTCAGTATTTATTGCAGAAGCATTCCAGTCACTGCCGGCAGACTTTGGAGGAGATCTCACAGCAGAGTCATATGAAGTGACCTGGAATGAAGACGGCACACTGACAGAGAAATATGTATATGACGTACAGTCATCCGGAGATTACCGGATGCTGTACAGAGTCTGGGCAGCCCCGCTTACATGGTCAGGCAGTCCCGAAGAAATACAGAACAGCGGATATATAGAACTTACAGGAGTCAAAGCTCCGGATGGAACCGTTGGATACATCAAAACAAAGTCCGGTGCAGTATATATAATCGGCAAAGACTCACAGGCAGGATCATTTGTAACAGACAAAGCGTACGAAAATGAGGCCGGAATCTTAAACCTCAATTACTTTAAGCCTGGAAAATATGAGGTTGAATATACATACAACATCTACCCTCCAATCGAATATGATGAAGAGGCTGTTCATGTAAACCTGATGTTTGCAAGCGAACACATCCCTTACAAAAGTGTGAAAATTACACTTGAATCGGATGATATAACCGAGGTATTCCCACATCCGCCCACATACAATGTCGAAAAGGAAGACGGCAGAGTTGTCATAACCGGAAGTTCACCTGAGAATGAAATAATTGAGACAGAATTCCTGATGAATCCGGAGGTACTAAATTCACTTACAGGTTACAAGAGGCAGATCTCCGGAGTGAAAGAGAAGACATTATCTGCAAATGACAGTTACGGCATTGGATTCTTCCTTGCAGACCTCTTACTGCTCATCGGAAAGATAATTGTCATCTTAACACCGCTTCTCTTCATACTGCTGTACCTGAAATCAGGGCGGGAAAAGAAGTTTACAGTCCCGGAATACCTGAGCACAATTCCGAACAAAAAACTCACCCCCTGGCAGGTAAACCTCGTATTCAGCAAAGATGCCTTTGAATCTGACGAGAACGGCTTTTATGCAACCCTTCTCTCTCTTCATAAGCAGAAAAAACTCCGGATGAGTGAAAAGCCGGATAAGAAAGGCATTCTCATAGAACTGCTTGACCCAGAAAGTCCGGACAGATATGAACAGAATGTCTTAAACTTTGTCTCCCTCTATTCCGGAGATGACAATATTCTCGATACAGAATACTTTGAGAGCATTGCAAAGAGTGCAAGGCATTCATCGGCCGATGAACATCTGGCCCTTGCAGTAAAGGAGAACCTCCAGTCACTAACCAGTGGTTCTGATCAGTCCATATCAGGAAAATATGCAACAGACGGCAGGGGACTTATCCTGCCTTTCATAATCGGCGGAATAATTTATATTCTGCTGGCAATTGCCCTCTTTGTATTTGCAGAAGATGCAGCAGGAATGATCTTCATAGCCATATTCCTTGGAATTGTGATGATTGTCCAGTCAATAGTAGCAATGGTATTTCCTTCCACAGTATTTGGAAACTGGAAAGAGGACTACTACAAAGAAAAACTTGAATGGGACTCATTTAAAAAATTCCTCTCCGACTTAAGCCAGATAAAGAAGTACAGTCCTGACGACATCAATATGTGGGGCGAATGGCTCATCTACGGCACTGCACTCGGCGCAGGCAAAAATGTCGAAAAAGCAATGAAAGAACTCAATGTAAACATCTCAGAGTCCGGGTACTTCTATCCCCACTATCTCTGGTATGCAGGATTTTACTCCATAAGCACATTCACGCCACCCTCACAGGGGGGAGCCGGCGGAGGATTTGGCGGAGGAGGCGGTTTTGGAGGTGGTGGTGCAGGCGGAAGATAACCACCACAACCAATAACAGACAGATATTACTGTAATAAAAATATACTCTCTTTTTTCACCATAATATATTTCAGACAGATATCTCTGTGCTCAGAACTTCTTCTCATTGAAGACAATTTTTTTAATCCCGCCCGGAGGATTGTCAGGCTCTTCGTGATAACGTGGGATTACATGGATATGGCAGTGCATGACAGTCTGTTCAGCAGCCTCGCCCACATTTGCAACAATATTGTATCCTCCGGGACCATATTTCTCATCCAGAACTTCTTTTGCCAAAATAATCATATCAGAGAGCGTTTCCCTCTCATCGGCAGTCAGCACAAAATAATCCACACAGTGACGGAAGGGAATTATCAGGAGATGTCCCGGAGTTGCAGGATAATCATCCCATCTTGCATACCACAGTAAATTTTTAAAAACAATATCTTTTTCTTCCGGTGAACAAAAAGGGCATATTAACTGATCCATACATAAAACCTCATCTATGATTTTGGAAGTGCTGCCCGGAATTGTGATGAAAATCAATAATTTCGGGAATAACTTAACACTACCAAATCTGATAACAGTTATTAACATTGATGCAGGATAATCATCACGATATTGCCTTATAATGTCAATTACACCGGCCCGGAATCAGAATGATAAGATTACTAATACAACTTCATAATTGCGGACAAAAACATGCAGGAAGAGAGCGCTAAAATTCCGGACAGAAAACACGAGGACTCAATTGTCAGAAGAGTGGCATGGTACTCACTGATTGTCAATACCATGCTTGTAGCAGTCAAACTGTACCTCTCATGGGTGTCGGGCAGTCTTGCACTTGAAGCAGATGCCATCCACTCATTCATAGACGTTCTTGCATCTGTGGCCCTTATTGCCGGAATATGGCTTTCCGGACTTAAAAGCAGCAATTATCCATACGGGCTTTATAAAATTGAAAATCTGGTCTCTGTAATTATTGCCCTTCTGGTCTTTCTGACTGCCTGGGAGATCCTCACTGAAGCCCTCTCCGGAGGCGATACAGCCGTAGCATTCAGCGGATGGGTGCTCTTTGCAGTTGCGGCACTGGTATCTGTACCATATCTTCTCGGCACATATGAAGTCAAAATGGGGAAGAGATACAACTCCCCCGGACTGATAGCAGACGGTAAACAGCACAGGGTGGATGTCCTCTCAACATCAGTGGTATTTTTTGCACTATTTGCCCAGTACTTCGGAATTCCGGTGGACAGCATTGCAGCAGTAATTGTGGCGTTATTCATTGCATATTCCGGGTGGGAGATACTAAAAGACAGCATGAGAACCCTGCTTGACGCTTCAATAGATTATGATACCAGAGATGTGATTAAATCTGCAATTTTATCAGACCCAATGGTAACCGGAATAAAAACTCTTACTGCAAGAAATTCCGGGCGGTTCATCTTTGTTGAAGCAACGGTGAACATGAAGAGATCAGATTTTTCAGGGGCACATATTGCAAGTGAGAGAATTGAATCAAAAATCCGTGAACTTGTACCGAATGTTGAGAGAACTGTCATACATTACGAACCAAAAGAGAGACTGCATCTGAGATACGCCGTTCCAATCAACGGTCCTGAAGGAGAGATCTGCTCCCACTTTGGAGAAGCACCGTATTTCACAGTACTGGAATTCAACCTTAAGGATGCAAAACTCATGCGAAAGGAGACAATATCCAACCCGGCGAGCATGATGGAGAGGCAGAAGGGAATCCGTTCGGCAGAATTCCTCTTAACCTGCAAGCCGGACATTATATATTCAAAACAGCCACTCACCGGAAAATCTGCTGAATATGTCTTTGAGTCTGCCGGAATTCTGGTTAAAATAACGAATGCTGACACAACTGCTGAACTGATAACAGAGATTAAAGCTGATTTGACCGCAGGGATGACTGAATCTGACAATGATGAAAAAACACAGGCTGAGTGACTGTTTCACCGGACAGGGGCGCAATACTGCCAGCCGGACTATATTTTAAAATTTTGTTGGGTAAGAATATCCGTGATATAAGAATCTGCAACAGATTCGGCCCGGTTTTCATATAGCAGAATGTCACATGGACACTGCAAAAAACAACCTCTTTTATCCGGTTAAAACCAGATATTAAGGATAATGTCCAAAGCATTTCTTGGAAAACTCGTCCTTAACTGGTGTGACACCTGTCATACCCCGGTTTTAGGGAAAAAATGCTCATGCGGGGCTGAGACCAGACAGGTCTCTGTCACACCTCCGGGTGACATCAGGCCGGCATTTAAGAAGGATATCGAGCATATCAATAAAATATATTCTGAAAATTTCGGCACTATGCTCATACCCGAAGGTCACCTTGTAATCCTCAACAAAGTCCCTGACAAAGACAGGATGGAAGAGGTAATTATGGGCGGGGCAGTAGTCTGCGCTATACGCTATCTTCCGGCTGAGAAGAGATGGGAAGTACTCCCGCGTGTCCATGCCGCAGAGTATTTCAGACCGGAGAAAGGCTACGTAGTAGCCGACAATGGCGCAGTTGAGCCGGTTAAATCCGGAACAAGTCTGTTAGCACCCGGCCTTGTGGATCTTCATCCGGATGTGAAAGCCGGAGATGAGGTATTCCTGGTCTCAAGGGATATGGAATCTATAGCTGTCGGCAGGGCAAAAGTCGGATATGAAGAAGCAAAGGGGATGGAGAGAGGGCAGATTGTCAGGACCAGAAAACCAAAACCCTCGGTATGCGTACCCGGCGCTGCAACCTGGGACGATGCGGTAAATTCCAACAAATATATTATGGACAGTCATGAGTCTGAAGCGGTCAGATTTACAAAATCTGTCGTTGAGAAAAATCCGGATATGCCTGCAACGGTCTCATATTCCGGCGGAAAGGACAGCCTTGCAACCCTTCTGATTGTCCTTAAGGCAATCGGCAAAGTTCCGCTGATATTTTCAGATACAGGACTTGAATTTCCGGAAACATACAAAAACATAACTGATGTCGCTGAAAGATACGGACTTGAGATTATAAATACAAGCGGCGCTGAAGAATTTAATAATAAGTTTGAAGTTCACGGCCCGCCGGCTGTGGATGTAAGGTGGTGCTGCGCCGTATGCAAACTAAACCCCGTAAAGTCCCTCATCACCGAAAAATGGGGCGAATGTCTCTCATTTATCGGACAGAGAAAGTATGAGTCACTTGCGAGGATGAAAAGCCCCAGAATATGGCGGAATTTCAAGGTGCAGGTGCAGCTCTCTGCCGCACCATTGCAGCACTGGACTGCAATGCATGTATTTCTCTACCTCTTCAGGGAGAAGGCACCATACAATCCCCTGTATGAAGAGAGGATTGACAGAATCGGGTGTTTCATGTGTCCGTCAAGTGATCTTGCAACCTTTGAGATCATTAAGGAAGATTACCCTGAACTATGGAGTACCTGGGAAGAGAAGCTGAATTCATGGAAGGAGAAGAACAACCTTTCTGATGAATGGATTACAAACGGAGAATGGAGAAAGAGAGGAGGACCGGATGACACAAGTAGCTATTCTTGATTACGGACTTGGAAATATAAGAAGTGTACAGAAAGGTCTTGAAAAGGCCGGAGCAAAGGCCATCATCACATCTGACTGTGAGGAGATGATGGCATCTGACGGAGTCGTCCTTCCGGGCGTAGGTGCGTTTTCGGAAGGGATGGAACAGCTGGGCGATATGAAAGGGACTCTCTTTGAATTTGTAAAAAAACGCCCGGTTCTTGGGATCTGCCTTGGGATGCAGATGCTACTTGAAATTAGTGAGGAGTACGGCATTCATGAGGGCCTTGGACTTGTGCCCGGAAGAGTCAGGGGTTTTGAGAAGAAGGAAGGATTTAAAATTCCGCATATGGGCTGGAATAACCTGACATTAACCGGCAGTGATCCACTTTTTGAAGGAATAAAAGATCAGACATATGTGTACTTTGTCCATTCATATTATGCAGATACAACTCCGGAGTACACAATCGCAGAGACTGATTATATCTGTCCGTTCTCATCGGCTGTGAGGAATAAGAATGCCTGGGGGACGCAGTTTCACCCGGAAAAAAGCGGGGATGCCGGACTTAAAATCCTTAAAAATTTCATTGCGATTGCAGAGACACAGTGAAATTATTAAGTGATATGATCTCTTAAACAGACAGTGCCGGCTTAAATCAGATGAAAAACTGATCTATGCCTAAAAATGATCAGTCATCACTGATTTTTCAGACAGTGCCGCCTTAAGAGAATGGTTCACCAAATGGTGTAGGTAATTATAACAAATCCCATAAAATCACTTATATTTTTAGCAGGGTTGTGACGCATTTTTCAGTCAAATCCCAGATTTACGGAACCTTTGACTTAATTTCTGATTCTACGCATTAAATGCTACCCACTTAAAACAGCGAGGAGCCAGTTTACTGATTTATAATCTCTTTAAGAATCATAAAGCAGATAGACACTAAATTCTAAAAAAATCCTATGGGTTCAGTAGCCACCAATTTAATATTATCACTGCCGCCGTTAAAATATAGAAAATATAATATTTGTGCAGAAAAAGATAATGTCCGAACCAGAATATAAACTATAACCCGGGTAAGAGAAATACAGACTATAACAGATCCAGAATAATAATAAGATGTAATATGCCATCCGACAGAATAACAATCAGCAGATTTTCACTCTTTACATACCTCTCACAGAAAGCCCTGCGCCTGTATGACAAAAAAGGGATACTCGTCCCTGAGGAAAAAGATCGGTTTACAGGATATCGCTATTACACAACCAGCCAGATTGAAAAGGCACTAAAAATCAAGACTCTCAGCAATCTTGGATTCAGCCTCAGTGACATATCAGATCTTCTTCAGGCATTAGATGATAATGACGATGAATCAGTCCGGAAGATTATCACAAAGTACCACAGTAAGACAATGAAGGAGATTAAACGGCTGGAGAAGATAGAGTCCATACTTAAAGAAAATAAGGAGTTTATGGAGTTATTTAAGATGAATGTATCAGAACCTGTTATAAAAGACGTGCCTGCAATGAGAGTAATTTCATGCAGGAGAATTGGATCGTATGAGGAAGTCTGCTCAGAAGTATCAGAAAACCTCATAAAAATAATATTTAACCCTGCCAACCAGAAGGAAGGAGTTAAAATCACCGGCCCGTTCATTACAATATGTTATGATGGCGAATACAGAGAAACAGATGCAGACATTGAGATGGCTGTACCCGTTCAGGGACAAATCGCAATTGATGAAGACGGATATCAAATCAGAAACCTTAGACCATGCCGGGTAATATCCGTCATCTACAAAGGACCATATGAACATGAAGGATTTTCAGCAGCTTACAACGCCGCATTTAAAATTGCAACAG
This window harbors:
- a CDS encoding LemA family protein; protein product: MLGLIIGGVIILVVIVLILWSVSIYNRYFSLKNSSEATLGQIKVAMKKRLDMISQLLGSVKSYAEFEKSTLESVTKMRSSVGSAGAGDLNKIEAESRSVLGRLFAVMENYPDLKTSQTVQELMSSIKEIEDEIARQRYTYNNISQQFNTMLETIPSNIIGNMIHMQKLDYLEFADENLEKAPEIKF
- a CDS encoding DUF2207 domain-containing protein produces the protein MDEKKQIAVIIAVTLLIGLFSVFIAEAFQSLPADFGGDLTAESYEVTWNEDGTLTEKYVYDVQSSGDYRMLYRVWAAPLTWSGSPEEIQNSGYIELTGVKAPDGTVGYIKTKSGAVYIIGKDSQAGSFVTDKAYENEAGILNLNYFKPGKYEVEYTYNIYPPIEYDEEAVHVNLMFASEHIPYKSVKITLESDDITEVFPHPPTYNVEKEDGRVVITGSSPENEIIETEFLMNPEVLNSLTGYKRQISGVKEKTLSANDSYGIGFFLADLLLLIGKIIVILTPLLFILLYLKSGREKKFTVPEYLSTIPNKKLTPWQVNLVFSKDAFESDENGFYATLLSLHKQKKLRMSEKPDKKGILIELLDPESPDRYEQNVLNFVSLYSGDDNILDTEYFESIAKSARHSSADEHLALAVKENLQSLTSGSDQSISGKYATDGRGLILPFIIGGIIYILLAIALFVFAEDAAGMIFIAIFLGIVMIVQSIVAMVFPSTVFGNWKEDYYKEKLEWDSFKKFLSDLSQIKKYSPDDINMWGEWLIYGTALGAGKNVEKAMKELNVNISESGYFYPHYLWYAGFYSISTFTPPSQGGAGGGFGGGGGFGGGGAGGR
- a CDS encoding HIT family protein is translated as MDQLICPFCSPEEKDIVFKNLLWYARWDDYPATPGHLLIIPFRHCVDYFVLTADERETLSDMIILAKEVLDEKYGPGGYNIVANVGEAAEQTVMHCHIHVIPRYHEEPDNPPGGIKKIVFNEKKF
- a CDS encoding cation diffusion facilitator family transporter, which produces MQEESAKIPDRKHEDSIVRRVAWYSLIVNTMLVAVKLYLSWVSGSLALEADAIHSFIDVLASVALIAGIWLSGLKSSNYPYGLYKIENLVSVIIALLVFLTAWEILTEALSGGDTAVAFSGWVLFAVAALVSVPYLLGTYEVKMGKRYNSPGLIADGKQHRVDVLSTSVVFFALFAQYFGIPVDSIAAVIVALFIAYSGWEILKDSMRTLLDASIDYDTRDVIKSAILSDPMVTGIKTLTARNSGRFIFVEATVNMKRSDFSGAHIASERIESKIRELVPNVERTVIHYEPKERLHLRYAVPINGPEGEICSHFGEAPYFTVLEFNLKDAKLMRKETISNPASMMERQKGIRSAEFLLTCKPDIIYSKQPLTGKSAEYVFESAGILVKITNADTTAELITEIKADLTAGMTESDNDEKTQAE
- a CDS encoding phosphoadenosine phosphosulfate reductase domain-containing protein: MSKAFLGKLVLNWCDTCHTPVLGKKCSCGAETRQVSVTPPGDIRPAFKKDIEHINKIYSENFGTMLIPEGHLVILNKVPDKDRMEEVIMGGAVVCAIRYLPAEKRWEVLPRVHAAEYFRPEKGYVVADNGAVEPVKSGTSLLAPGLVDLHPDVKAGDEVFLVSRDMESIAVGRAKVGYEEAKGMERGQIVRTRKPKPSVCVPGAATWDDAVNSNKYIMDSHESEAVRFTKSVVEKNPDMPATVSYSGGKDSLATLLIVLKAIGKVPLIFSDTGLEFPETYKNITDVAERYGLEIINTSGAEEFNNKFEVHGPPAVDVRWCCAVCKLNPVKSLITEKWGECLSFIGQRKYESLARMKSPRIWRNFKVQVQLSAAPLQHWTAMHVFLYLFREKAPYNPLYEERIDRIGCFMCPSSDLATFEIIKEDYPELWSTWEEKLNSWKEKNNLSDEWITNGEWRKRGGPDDTSSYS
- the hisH gene encoding imidazole glycerol phosphate synthase subunit HisH codes for the protein MTQVAILDYGLGNIRSVQKGLEKAGAKAIITSDCEEMMASDGVVLPGVGAFSEGMEQLGDMKGTLFEFVKKRPVLGICLGMQMLLEISEEYGIHEGLGLVPGRVRGFEKKEGFKIPHMGWNNLTLTGSDPLFEGIKDQTYVYFVHSYYADTTPEYTIAETDYICPFSSAVRNKNAWGTQFHPEKSGDAGLKILKNFIAIAETQ
- a CDS encoding MerR family transcriptional regulator, translated to MPSDRITISRFSLFTYLSQKALRLYDKKGILVPEEKDRFTGYRYYTTSQIEKALKIKTLSNLGFSLSDISDLLQALDDNDDESVRKIITKYHSKTMKEIKRLEKIESILKENKEFMELFKMNVSEPVIKDVPAMRVISCRRIGSYEEVCSEVSENLIKIIFNPANQKEGVKITGPFITICYDGEYRETDADIEMAVPVQGQIAIDEDGYQIRNLRPCRVISVIYKGPYEHEGFSAAYNAAFKIATEKGLETIGPERQIYLNNPDETTPEELLTEIQIPVKK